The Aminithiophilus ramosus genome contains a region encoding:
- the aroF gene encoding 3-deoxy-7-phosphoheptulonate synthase yields MMTVVEMTCNANSLEVARVCENIESRGGQARVVPWPEGPCVVAVDLHADKAPLAALPGVVALHETKCSFPLASRDVFASRPAMELADGLILGQGVPLVMAGPCSVESRRQLLETARGVKASGASVLRGGAFKPRSNPYAFQGLGSEGIALLLEARKATGLPIITEVMAPEDVEWLAPHVDILQVGTRNMQNFSLLKALGRVDRPVLLKRGMASTVDEWLQAAEYILAGGNSRVVLCERGIRSFDKSTRNTLDLSVIPLVKSLSHLPVVVDPSHATGRRELILPMSLAALAAGADGLIIEVHCAPEEALCDGPQSLDIPAFAALMGRVRHLAGALAAGEEEARCGLGIAI; encoded by the coding sequence ATGATGACCGTCGTCGAAATGACCTGCAACGCCAACAGCCTGGAAGTGGCCCGCGTCTGCGAGAACATCGAAAGCCGCGGGGGACAGGCCCGCGTCGTCCCCTGGCCCGAAGGCCCCTGTGTCGTCGCCGTCGATCTCCACGCCGACAAGGCTCCCCTCGCCGCTCTGCCCGGCGTGGTGGCCCTTCACGAGACGAAGTGCTCCTTCCCCCTCGCCAGCCGCGACGTCTTCGCCTCCCGGCCCGCCATGGAGCTTGCCGACGGCCTGATTCTCGGTCAGGGCGTCCCTCTCGTCATGGCCGGACCCTGTTCCGTCGAAAGCCGCCGGCAGCTTCTCGAGACGGCCCGAGGCGTGAAGGCCTCGGGCGCTTCCGTCCTCAGAGGCGGCGCCTTCAAGCCCCGCTCCAATCCCTATGCCTTCCAGGGGCTCGGAAGCGAGGGGATCGCCCTTCTCCTCGAGGCCCGGAAGGCCACGGGACTTCCCATCATCACCGAGGTCATGGCTCCCGAGGACGTGGAGTGGCTGGCCCCTCACGTCGACATCCTCCAGGTGGGGACGCGGAACATGCAGAACTTCAGCCTGCTCAAGGCCCTGGGCCGCGTCGACAGGCCTGTCCTGCTCAAGCGGGGCATGGCCTCCACCGTCGACGAGTGGCTTCAGGCCGCCGAGTACATCCTGGCCGGGGGGAATTCGCGCGTCGTTCTCTGCGAGCGAGGCATCCGCAGCTTCGACAAGAGCACCCGCAACACGCTCGACCTGAGCGTCATTCCCCTCGTCAAGTCGCTGAGTCATCTGCCCGTCGTCGTCGATCCCAGCCACGCCACGGGACGGCGCGAGCTGATCCTTCCCATGAGCCTGGCCGCCCTGGCCGCCGGGGCCGACGGACTCATCATCGAAGTCCACTGCGCCCCCGAGGAGGCCCTCTGCGACGGTCCCCAGTCGCTCGACATCCCCGCCTTCGCCGCCCTCATGGGCCGCGTCCGCCATCTGGCCGGAGCTCTCGCCGCCGGAGAGGAGGAGGCCCGGTGCGGCTTGGGGATCGCCATCTAG
- a CDS encoding prephenate dehydrogenase, which yields MRLGDRHLGIVGTGLIGGSLGLALRGRAASVLGWDLDGDALRRALVLGAVDEAASSLEALCSRCDAVVLALPPRHVVGTAEAIFRSGALPVVFNAASVQARAFRVLSPLFSGRYAGFHPMAGRERGGIDNADGELFRGAFCAVVADERTDGEVVDLARELARIIGAESGLLGPDDHDGATACVSHLPLLTATALALAAGEELDRRPDFALLAGGGFRDTTRVAAGPAWMTADLWAENEALEGCLDRLIATLQQMRRSTADEMEDLARLGASRREAALSRTFRRMRP from the coding sequence GTGCGGCTTGGGGATCGCCATCTAGGCATCGTCGGAACGGGGCTCATCGGCGGCTCTCTCGGTCTGGCCCTGAGGGGCAGGGCGGCCTCCGTCCTCGGCTGGGACCTTGACGGCGACGCTCTCCGCCGAGCCCTTGTCCTGGGGGCCGTCGACGAGGCGGCCTCTTCGCTTGAGGCTCTGTGCTCCCGCTGCGACGCCGTCGTCCTGGCCCTGCCTCCGCGCCACGTCGTCGGGACGGCGGAGGCGATATTCCGGTCCGGGGCCCTCCCTGTCGTCTTCAACGCGGCCAGCGTTCAGGCCCGGGCCTTTCGGGTCCTGTCTCCCCTTTTTTCGGGGCGCTACGCCGGGTTCCACCCCATGGCGGGCCGGGAGAGGGGCGGCATCGACAACGCCGACGGCGAGCTCTTCCGAGGGGCCTTCTGCGCCGTCGTCGCCGACGAAAGGACCGACGGGGAGGTCGTCGACCTGGCCCGTGAGCTGGCCCGGATCATCGGGGCCGAGTCGGGCCTTCTCGGTCCCGACGATCACGACGGGGCCACGGCCTGCGTCAGCCACCTGCCCCTCCTGACGGCGACGGCCCTGGCCCTCGCCGCGGGAGAGGAACTGGACCGCCGCCCCGATTTCGCCCTTCTCGCCGGGGGAGGCTTTCGCGACACGACGCGCGTCGCCGCGGGCCCGGCCTGGATGACGGCCGATCTCTGGGCCGAGAACGAGGCGCTGGAAGGCTGTCTCGACCGCCTCATCGCCACTCTGCAGCAGATGAGGCGATCGACGGCCGACGAGATGGAGGATCTGGCCCGACTGGGGGCCTCGAGACGAGAAGCGGCCCTGAGCCGTACTTTCAGGAGGATGAGACCATGA
- the aroA gene encoding 3-phosphoshikimate 1-carboxyvinyltransferase produces the protein MSRAEPLRGTITVPGDKSISHRAALVGALSREGIEVDHFSNGADCASTLDCLRRLGVAVEREGDRVRVRRNGPLAEGGLLDAGNSGTTARLLCGLLSGIPGVFSVITGDASLRRRPMSRVVDPLRTLGARIDGCDGGTKLPLSVRGTRLTGGLYTLPMASAQVKSALLLAGLSAQGSVTVVEPRRSRDHTEIMLDYLGVPLKREGEAVAVFPCDDLPGGRWTLPGDFSSAAFWIVAASLLAGSDLSIEGVNLNPTRTGLLAVLERMGLDCDVLPGNPSGGEPTGTVTVRSSSLKATAVDGTEIPLLVDELPLLAVAATQARGVTEVRGAAELRVKESDRIAAMAEGLSALGAAVEERPDGWVIEGGHPLKGGAVSSRGDHRVAMALAVAGLVAEGEVLIDDVDCVAISYPGFLDELRRRTGR, from the coding sequence ATGAGCCGAGCCGAGCCGCTGAGAGGAACGATCACCGTTCCCGGAGACAAATCGATTTCCCATAGAGCCGCCCTCGTCGGAGCCCTCTCGCGGGAGGGCATCGAGGTGGACCACTTCTCGAACGGAGCCGACTGCGCCAGCACGCTCGATTGCCTGAGGCGCCTCGGCGTCGCCGTCGAGCGCGAAGGAGACCGGGTCCGCGTCCGTCGGAACGGTCCCCTCGCCGAGGGAGGCCTTCTCGACGCCGGAAATTCGGGGACGACGGCCCGCCTCCTCTGCGGCCTTCTGTCGGGCATCCCCGGCGTCTTCTCCGTCATCACCGGCGACGCCAGCCTCCGCCGCCGTCCCATGAGCCGCGTCGTCGACCCTCTGCGGACGCTGGGGGCCCGCATCGACGGCTGCGACGGCGGGACGAAACTGCCCCTTTCCGTGCGGGGGACGCGCCTCACCGGCGGCCTCTACACCCTGCCCATGGCCAGCGCCCAGGTCAAGTCGGCCCTTCTTCTGGCCGGGCTTTCGGCCCAGGGAAGCGTCACCGTCGTCGAGCCCCGGCGGAGCCGGGACCACACGGAGATCATGCTCGACTACCTCGGCGTTCCCCTCAAGAGGGAGGGCGAGGCCGTGGCCGTCTTCCCCTGCGACGACCTTCCCGGGGGACGGTGGACCCTTCCCGGCGATTTCTCCTCGGCGGCCTTCTGGATCGTCGCCGCCTCCCTTTTGGCCGGATCGGATCTTTCCATCGAGGGCGTCAATCTCAATCCGACCCGGACGGGCCTCCTGGCCGTCCTGGAGCGGATGGGCCTCGACTGCGACGTCCTGCCCGGAAATCCCTCCGGGGGAGAGCCGACGGGAACGGTGACGGTCCGGTCCTCGTCGCTGAAGGCGACGGCCGTCGACGGGACGGAGATTCCCCTTCTCGTCGACGAGCTGCCCCTTCTGGCCGTGGCCGCCACGCAGGCCCGAGGCGTGACGGAGGTCCGAGGCGCCGCCGAGCTGCGCGTCAAGGAGTCGGACCGAATCGCCGCCATGGCCGAGGGGCTGTCGGCTCTGGGGGCGGCCGTCGAGGAACGGCCCGACGGATGGGTCATCGAGGGCGGTCATCCCCTGAAGGGCGGCGCCGTCTCGAGCCGCGGCGATCATCGCGTCGCCATGGCCCTCGCCGTGGCCGGTCTCGTCGCCGAGGGGGAGGTCCTCATCGACGACGTCGACTGTGTGGCCATCTCCTACCCCGGCTTCCTCGACGAGCTGCGGAGGAGGACCGGGCGGTGA
- a CDS encoding EAL domain-containing protein, translated as MALWSATNWRSIISPSTTTGGAASGRKPCCAGITGFSGRSTPPLAVRLAEEAGFLYDLECYVLRRAVRDMAVLRRTLGRPLKTCVNVTVPTFYEGAFEAFLGELIADGSVGRNELWIEITEQKALLSDRETEAKSRRIRAMGFPLVIDDFSMGHTSIKYLQNSAFDMVKLDGSLVRGLKDNPRCGEIIATIVSLSRALDFTVLGECVETKEQQSLLERLGCTQYQGYLYSPAVPFEDFLVLARESSPREKGEAGKR; from the coding sequence ATCGCGCTCTGGAGCGCCACGAACTGGCGCTCCATTATCAGCCCCAGTACGACGACAGGGGGCGCTGCGTCGGGTCGGAAGCCCTGTTGCGCTGGAATCACGGGTTTTTCGGGAAGATCTACCCCCCCCCTGGCCGTTCGCCTGGCCGAAGAGGCCGGCTTTCTCTACGACCTGGAATGCTATGTCCTGCGGAGGGCCGTCCGCGACATGGCCGTCCTTCGCCGGACCTTGGGGCGGCCTCTCAAGACCTGCGTCAACGTGACGGTCCCCACCTTCTACGAGGGGGCCTTCGAGGCCTTTCTGGGAGAGCTGATCGCCGACGGCTCCGTGGGGCGAAACGAACTGTGGATCGAAATCACCGAGCAGAAGGCGCTCCTTTCCGACAGGGAGACGGAGGCGAAGAGTCGGCGCATCCGCGCCATGGGGTTTCCGCTGGTCATCGACGATTTCTCCATGGGCCATACCTCCATCAAGTACCTGCAGAACAGTGCCTTCGACATGGTCAAGCTGGATGGATCTCTCGTCCGCGGACTCAAGGACAACCCCCGGTGCGGCGAGATCATCGCCACGATCGTCTCCCTGTCGCGAGCTCTCGATTTCACCGTTCTGGGGGAGTGCGTGGAGACGAAGGAGCAGCAGAGCCTTCTGGAGCGCTTGGGCTGCACCCAGTACCAGGGCTATCTCTACAGCCCTGCCGTTCCCTTCGAGGATTTTCTCGTCCTGGCGAGGGAGAGTTCCCCCCGGGAAAAGGGCGAGGCCGGGAAAAGGTGA
- a CDS encoding ISNCY family transposase, protein MKTKEARRLGLVEEAVAGNLTVQEVADRLGLSRRQVFRLKRRYREEGAQGLLHKGRGKPSRRRISQETRDFVVSLAKGLYRDTSCQHMAELLAEEHDLVLSAKSIARFLRAENLSLVHRHRAPKRRSRRVRRSRRGDLVQMDASPFDWFEIGERCTLHGVIDDATGEVLGLWMARNECLFGYFRVLRQMLDRHGVPRELYADRHTIFLSPKSEKLTIKEELEDSAPVTQFGRALEVLGTRYVPAGSPQAKGRIERLWGTLQDRLVVAFRRAGVKTIEEANVLLAAYPGEVHNPRFARPPAEGASAFLPPPDGPALDLLLTRQTDRKASGDSTISLDGKLYSLIGPRRRPLLLARGQAVKVIEKLDGKLLALVHDGLYDLAAVDKEPPATPPPVIETKTGTPCKTKKQRKPAADHPWRQNPAPPAAAVGSEQGTGSPP, encoded by the coding sequence ATGAAGACAAAAGAAGCAAGGCGCTTGGGGTTGGTGGAAGAGGCTGTCGCGGGCAACCTGACGGTTCAGGAGGTGGCCGATCGGCTCGGTCTGAGCCGCCGTCAGGTCTTTCGGCTCAAACGACGCTACCGGGAAGAAGGAGCGCAGGGGCTCCTGCACAAGGGACGAGGCAAACCGTCCCGGCGCAGAATCTCTCAGGAGACACGGGATTTCGTCGTCAGTCTGGCCAAGGGTCTTTACAGGGATACGAGCTGTCAGCACATGGCCGAACTCCTTGCCGAAGAGCATGATCTCGTGCTGAGCGCCAAGAGCATCGCCCGTTTCCTTCGCGCGGAGAACCTGTCCCTCGTTCATCGCCACCGGGCCCCGAAGCGGCGTTCCCGCAGGGTCCGACGGTCCCGACGAGGCGATCTGGTCCAGATGGACGCCTCTCCTTTCGATTGGTTCGAGATCGGTGAGCGTTGCACTCTCCACGGCGTGATTGACGATGCCACAGGAGAGGTCCTCGGTCTGTGGATGGCCAGGAATGAGTGCCTCTTCGGCTACTTCCGCGTGCTCCGTCAGATGCTTGATCGCCACGGCGTGCCTCGCGAGCTTTACGCCGACCGCCACACCATCTTCCTTTCTCCCAAGTCGGAAAAACTGACGATCAAGGAGGAGCTGGAGGACTCGGCGCCTGTAACCCAGTTCGGCCGCGCTCTGGAGGTTCTCGGAACTCGCTATGTCCCTGCAGGGTCTCCCCAGGCGAAGGGGCGGATCGAAAGGCTCTGGGGAACTCTTCAGGATCGTCTCGTCGTCGCCTTCCGACGGGCCGGAGTGAAAACGATCGAAGAGGCCAACGTCCTGCTCGCCGCCTACCCGGGAGAGGTCCATAACCCGAGGTTCGCTCGTCCTCCCGCAGAGGGGGCATCTGCCTTTCTCCCTCCGCCGGACGGCCCCGCTCTCGATCTCCTCCTGACTCGCCAGACCGACCGGAAGGCCTCGGGAGACTCGACGATTTCCCTCGACGGAAAACTGTACTCCCTGATAGGCCCCCGCAGACGCCCCCTGCTTCTTGCCAGGGGACAGGCGGTCAAGGTCATCGAGAAGCTCGACGGGAAACTCCTGGCTCTTGTCCATGACGGGCTCTACGATCTCGCAGCCGTCGACAAAGAGCCCCCTGCGACTCCCCCGCCTGTCATCGAGACGAAAACAGGCACTCCATGCAAAACGAAGAAGCAGAGGAAGCCGGCGGCAGACCATCCCTGGCGACAGAATCCCGCTCCTCCTGCCGCGGCGGTCGGCTCCGAGCAAGGGACGGGTTCCCCTCCCTAA